A section of the Leptospira kobayashii genome encodes:
- a CDS encoding glycosyltransferase family 2 protein, with the protein MIKKDKLSIIIPAYNEEENIIPTVSQIVPFLKQDKIPFEIVIVNDNSKDKTPEKVKELQKSYPEVKLVSRTAPGGFGRAIRTGLENFTGDVVVIVMADLSDDPEDIVRYYNKIQEGYDCVFGSRFRNGSVVKEYPIVKYYVNRIVNSFLQLLFLTRHNDLTNAFKAYRASVIKNIHPLHACHFNITIELSLSALIRDYKIASIPINWYGRKWGQSNLKLRAMGRRYLATLLKIWFERLLILDDLLAEKSDIK; encoded by the coding sequence ATGATTAAGAAAGATAAACTCAGCATTATCATTCCCGCTTATAATGAAGAGGAAAATATCATTCCTACCGTTTCTCAGATCGTTCCTTTTTTAAAACAGGACAAGATCCCTTTTGAGATCGTGATCGTAAATGATAATAGTAAGGATAAAACTCCGGAGAAAGTAAAGGAATTACAAAAATCATATCCTGAAGTCAAACTGGTTTCGAGAACAGCACCCGGAGGATTCGGAAGAGCGATTCGGACCGGATTGGAAAATTTTACTGGCGATGTAGTTGTTATCGTAATGGCGGATTTATCTGATGACCCGGAAGATATAGTCAGATACTATAATAAAATACAGGAAGGGTATGATTGTGTATTCGGAAGTCGTTTCCGAAACGGATCCGTTGTAAAAGAATATCCCATAGTGAAATATTATGTAAATAGAATCGTGAATTCTTTTTTACAATTATTGTTTTTGACCCGGCATAATGATTTAACGAATGCATTCAAAGCATACAGGGCTTCCGTTATTAAAAACATACATCCCTTACATGCCTGTCATTTTAATATTACAATCGAGCTTTCTCTTTCCGCATTGATCCGCGATTATAAAATCGCATCCATTCCTATCAACTGGTACGGAAGAAAGTGGGGTCAGTCCAATCTAAAACTTCGCGCTATGGGCAGAAGATATCTTGCTACACTACTTAAGATTTGGTTTGAGAGATTGCTCATTCTTGATGATCTTTTGGCGGAGAAATCGGATATAAAATGA
- a CDS encoding NAD-dependent epimerase/dehydratase family protein: protein MGVVIITGSAGLIGAESVRFFANKGYQIVGIDNDMRKDFFGEEASTHWQRKQLEESIPNYKHYSVDIRNQESIFPIFKEYNDDIELVIHTAAQPSHDWAAKDPFKDFTVNANGTLVLLEAVRLYSPKSVFIFTSTNKVYGDTPNYLPLVEKEKRWEIDEKHSFFQYGIDESMSIDQTKHSLFGSSKVAADVMVQEYGKYFGIRTGIFRGGCLTGPGHSGTALHGFLAYLMKCAITGQHYNVFGYKGKQVRDNIHSYDLVNMFYHFFKNPKAGEVYNAGGSRHSNCSMMEAIEQCEKITGKKMNYTYMEDNRIGDHIWYISDVRKFQKHYPDWKYNYDLNDILVQIYDATSLRI, encoded by the coding sequence ATGGGTGTAGTAATCATAACAGGATCAGCAGGTTTAATCGGTGCGGAGTCCGTCCGATTTTTTGCAAACAAGGGATATCAGATCGTCGGAATCGACAATGATATGCGTAAGGATTTTTTCGGAGAAGAAGCATCAACTCATTGGCAAAGAAAACAATTGGAGGAATCCATTCCGAATTACAAACATTATTCGGTCGACATTCGAAATCAGGAATCAATTTTTCCCATTTTTAAAGAATATAATGATGATATCGAACTTGTGATTCATACCGCGGCGCAACCATCTCATGATTGGGCCGCTAAGGATCCGTTTAAGGATTTTACCGTCAATGCGAACGGGACTCTCGTTCTGCTTGAGGCGGTCAGGCTTTATTCTCCCAAATCGGTTTTCATCTTCACTTCCACCAACAAGGTTTACGGTGACACCCCCAACTACTTACCGTTAGTGGAAAAAGAAAAACGCTGGGAGATTGATGAAAAACATTCTTTCTTTCAATACGGGATCGACGAATCCATGAGCATCGATCAAACGAAACATTCCCTGTTCGGCAGTTCAAAAGTAGCAGCCGATGTAATGGTCCAGGAATATGGAAAATACTTCGGGATAAGAACAGGTATCTTCAGAGGCGGATGTTTGACAGGGCCGGGCCATTCCGGCACCGCATTACATGGGTTCCTTGCATATCTGATGAAGTGTGCAATCACCGGTCAGCATTATAACGTATTCGGATATAAAGGCAAACAAGTTCGGGATAATATTCATAGTTATGATTTGGTAAATATGTTTTATCATTTTTTTAAAAATCCCAAGGCAGGAGAAGTTTATAATGCTGGAGGAAGCAGACATTCCAATTGTTCCATGATGGAAGCGATAGAACAATGTGAAAAAATAACCGGCAAAAAAATGAACTATACTTACATGGAAGACAATCGAATTGGAGATCATATTTGGTACATCAGTGATGTCCGCAAATTTCAAAAACATTATCCCGATTGGAAATACAATTACGACTTAAACGATATCCTTGTTCAGATTTACGATGCCACTTCTTTGCGGATTTAA
- a CDS encoding NAD-dependent epimerase/dehydratase family protein: MKTVLVTGGAGFLGSHLALRWKEENPNDKIISFDNLKRRGSELNISRLRSKSIEFFHGDIRIKEDLLALPKIDLILECSAEPSVMAGINSSPDYLIQTNLIGTLNCLELARRDRSDFVFFSTSRVYPIESLNQAEWKESETRFEWTDKQELSGVGPLGISESFPLDKPRSLYGSTKLASELIIQEYGDTYGLRTLINRCGVLTGPWQMGKIDQGVVVFWLASHIYKRSLKYFGYGGKGKQVRDLLHVEDLYSLLKLQLGNWDLSDGQTFNVGGGRKVSVSLLELTEICQRITGNKIEIDSVLEDRQADIRIYLSDCTKVKNTFGWQPKYDPETILKEIHVWIQENSLILANIL, from the coding sequence ATGAAAACAGTTTTAGTTACCGGTGGCGCCGGATTTCTCGGATCACATTTGGCTTTGCGTTGGAAAGAAGAAAATCCGAATGATAAAATCATCTCCTTTGACAATCTCAAAAGAAGAGGTTCCGAATTAAATATTTCAAGATTACGCTCCAAATCCATTGAGTTCTTTCATGGAGATATCAGAATTAAGGAGGATCTGCTGGCACTTCCTAAGATTGATTTGATTTTGGAATGTTCTGCGGAGCCTTCGGTTATGGCGGGTATCAATAGTTCTCCCGATTATCTCATTCAAACCAATTTAATCGGAACTTTGAACTGTTTGGAATTGGCGAGAAGGGACAGATCAGATTTCGTATTTTTTTCAACTAGTAGAGTTTATCCGATTGAATCTTTGAATCAAGCTGAATGGAAAGAATCGGAAACTCGTTTCGAATGGACCGATAAACAGGAATTAAGCGGAGTTGGTCCGCTTGGAATTTCCGAATCGTTCCCATTGGATAAACCTAGATCTCTTTACGGAAGTACAAAACTCGCTTCCGAATTGATCATTCAGGAATACGGAGATACTTACGGTTTAAGGACTCTTATCAATCGATGCGGTGTTCTTACCGGTCCTTGGCAAATGGGAAAAATCGACCAAGGTGTCGTTGTCTTTTGGTTAGCTTCTCATATCTATAAAAGAAGTTTGAAATACTTCGGGTACGGTGGAAAGGGAAAACAAGTGAGGGATTTGCTTCATGTGGAAGATCTTTATTCGTTACTTAAATTACAACTTGGCAACTGGGATTTGAGTGACGGCCAAACTTTCAATGTAGGCGGGGGTAGGAAAGTAAGTGTAAGTCTTTTGGAACTCACTGAAATCTGCCAGAGAATCACAGGAAACAAAATTGAAATTGATTCCGTTCTTGAAGACAGGCAGGCGGATATTCGAATTTATCTTTCCGATTGCACTAAAGTAAAAAATACTTTCGGTTGGCAACCGAAGTATGACCCCGAAACGATTTTGAAGGAAATCCATGTATGGATTCAAGAAAACTCTTTGATTTTGGCTAATATATTATAA
- a CDS encoding glycosyltransferase family 9 protein → MKILIVHTSGIGDFVFFSPVISFLKEKFPQSSFHLILGTPGTKQITDMYDCWDATEVFNVRTRPFDFFKIAFGLIHIKFDLVIFSSGINFYKSLFASFLIRFKKLCIVSDSNTFGIRGYVGVRSNIHSVEKNKSIIEYLGGDKDKYQPFLPKQNSLIAETGSVDKIWIHPGCDPKFKFKRYPAAKYITIIKELIRSGRSVTVDIGPGEEDLLADFSVIRNTPFFQLKENLSIVNLVSELSQYSLVLTNDSGIGHIAAALDLPVLSIHGATDPKIYGPYSPKSEFIISANPPDCMPCFRKGGRYGCEEIPCLTSISEAEILKRIDMILVKNK, encoded by the coding sequence ATGAAGATACTGATTGTTCATACTTCCGGAATCGGCGATTTTGTTTTTTTCTCTCCGGTGATTTCCTTTTTAAAGGAAAAATTTCCGCAATCCAGTTTTCATCTGATATTGGGTACTCCAGGCACCAAACAAATCACCGATATGTATGATTGTTGGGATGCGACTGAAGTTTTTAATGTTAGAACAAGGCCATTTGATTTTTTTAAAATAGCTTTCGGTTTAATTCATATTAAATTCGATCTCGTTATTTTTTCTTCAGGGATTAATTTTTACAAATCGTTATTTGCAAGTTTTCTAATTCGCTTTAAAAAATTATGCATTGTCAGCGATTCGAATACCTTCGGAATCAGAGGATATGTAGGAGTACGTTCAAATATTCATTCGGTTGAAAAAAATAAATCAATCATTGAATATTTGGGAGGGGATAAGGATAAATATCAACCTTTTCTACCCAAACAGAACTCTTTAATTGCTGAAACCGGATCCGTGGATAAAATCTGGATTCATCCGGGATGTGACCCGAAATTCAAATTCAAACGGTATCCTGCCGCGAAATACATAACCATTATAAAAGAACTGATTCGGAGTGGGCGTTCCGTTACGGTTGATATCGGTCCTGGCGAAGAAGACCTGTTAGCCGATTTTTCAGTCATAAGGAATACTCCTTTTTTTCAGTTAAAGGAAAATCTTTCCATTGTTAATTTAGTCAGTGAGTTGAGTCAATATTCACTTGTACTTACAAATGATTCCGGGATAGGTCATATTGCCGCAGCATTGGATCTACCTGTCTTAAGTATTCATGGTGCGACAGACCCTAAGATTTACGGTCCTTATTCTCCTAAATCCGAATTTATTATTTCTGCGAATCCCCCCGATTGTATGCCCTGTTTTCGAAAAGGTGGACGATACGGATGTGAAGAGATTCCTTGTTTGACATCGATATCGGAAGCGGAGATATTAAAAAGAATAGATATGATTTTGGTAAAAAATAAATGA
- a CDS encoding glycosyltransferase family 2 protein, with amino-acid sequence MNRFSLLTVHWNTAELTLKFVDLVMPYVIANDWQLFLLENGSSDTEKKILKDGLRKNGLNQNDFFHLIESDENLGFAGGINLIADHAFRRFPKNHFWVLNTDITIPESTMNYIHTRLELNDRLVGSLVFDETGDKLLFSGASFPLTIFGVQYSKTKKISPNEKWDTSYCEGSSLVINNFIYKDLISERKTLFDGKLFLYCEDLELGLKAKQLGYHSELDTNLIIYHKHSQSGGGSGNFLAFYYITRNRILLAIDYLSLPVYIFYILFSIITRLAINIVLIRKRSAKVRSAIFAGILDGMLGKTGRWKNHPVK; translated from the coding sequence TTGAATCGTTTCTCTCTGCTTACTGTTCATTGGAATACCGCCGAACTCACATTAAAGTTTGTTGATCTCGTAATGCCTTATGTCATCGCAAATGATTGGCAATTGTTCTTATTGGAAAACGGTTCGAGTGATACGGAGAAAAAAATCCTCAAGGACGGACTTCGGAAAAATGGACTCAATCAAAACGATTTCTTTCATCTGATAGAAAGTGACGAGAATCTCGGTTTCGCCGGCGGAATCAATTTGATTGCAGATCATGCATTTAGGCGGTTTCCGAAAAATCATTTTTGGGTTTTGAATACGGACATCACAATCCCGGAATCGACGATGAATTACATACATACCAGGCTGGAATTAAATGATCGTTTGGTGGGCTCTTTGGTTTTTGACGAAACTGGAGACAAATTATTGTTTTCCGGCGCATCCTTCCCTTTGACTATTTTCGGAGTTCAGTATTCCAAAACAAAGAAAATTTCACCGAATGAAAAATGGGACACCTCTTATTGCGAAGGTTCTAGCTTAGTTATAAACAATTTCATATATAAAGATCTAATCTCGGAAAGAAAAACTCTTTTCGATGGAAAGCTTTTCTTGTATTGTGAAGATCTTGAACTGGGTTTAAAGGCGAAACAATTGGGATATCATTCCGAGTTAGATACAAATCTGATTATCTATCATAAACATTCCCAAAGCGGAGGAGGTTCGGGAAATTTTTTAGCTTTTTATTATATTACAAGAAATCGGATTTTACTTGCGATAGACTATCTGTCTTTGCCTGTTTATATATTCTATATTTTATTTTCAATTATCACTCGTTTAGCGATCAATATTGTTTTGATCCGAAAAAGAAGCGCTAAAGTTCGTTCCGCTATTTTTGCCGGAATTTTGGACGGTATGCTTGGGAAAACGGGAAGATGGAAAAATCATCCTGTAAAATGA
- a CDS encoding glycosyltransferase family 2 protein, translating into MKLLLYTKSIYKLYTQLGWKRFFSLVRSKLLRFLFEKKKTRESLFPATTGNFEYSLWLQKYFPRESDYEGMKEVCKILAYKPLVSIITPVYNPPITFFKEAIDSVLAQVYENWELCLADDASTDTEIKKIIEAYRKADSRIKVIYRNKNGHISDASNSALSIAKGEFVALLDQDDLLTKDALFQNVLALNQNRSIDMIYSDEDKITEDGKLFSPFFKPDWSQESYLSRNYTCHFSLYRKKIIDSINGFRKGLEGSQDYDLMLRFSEKTDRIHHISKILYHWRTHNNSTSLNAGAKSYAAVAGEKALADALERRKEKGTVEPVSGYAGNFNIRYALKNDPKISIVIPSRNQSGYLEKCLNSIFEKSNYKNIEVVLVDNGTDEEKAIGLIRYWKEKEPDRFVWLKYGIPFNFSKLINFGCEKASGDYFIILNNDTEIISPDWIESLLSQAQRNEIGAVGCMLLYPDNTIQHAGVVLGVGGIANHFMLGEFSESTKHYCYLKLTNNVSAVTGACFMIARKKFKRVGGLDENFAVSYNDIDFCLKLGKMGYRNLYLPYVRIFHYESKSRGSDMSPEKKIRLDRESEMMKEKWKDLIDNDPYYNPNLSKSRFDFSLNV; encoded by the coding sequence ATGAAATTATTGTTATATACTAAATCAATCTATAAGCTTTATACACAATTGGGATGGAAACGCTTTTTCTCTCTCGTTCGATCCAAACTCTTGAGATTTCTCTTCGAGAAAAAAAAGACCCGTGAGAGTTTGTTTCCTGCTACAACCGGAAATTTCGAATACTCACTTTGGTTACAGAAATATTTCCCGAGAGAGTCGGACTATGAAGGTATGAAAGAAGTATGCAAGATACTTGCATACAAACCTTTGGTATCGATCATTACTCCCGTTTACAATCCTCCTATTACATTTTTTAAAGAAGCGATCGATTCCGTTTTGGCGCAGGTTTATGAAAATTGGGAATTATGTTTGGCTGATGATGCCTCCACGGATACTGAAATCAAAAAAATAATCGAGGCATATAGAAAGGCGGATTCCAGAATCAAAGTGATCTATAGAAATAAAAACGGCCATATTTCGGATGCATCCAATTCGGCCCTCTCCATCGCCAAAGGTGAGTTTGTTGCTCTCCTTGATCAAGATGACCTTCTTACTAAAGATGCTTTGTTTCAGAATGTTCTTGCGTTGAATCAAAACCGTTCCATTGATATGATCTATTCCGATGAAGATAAAATCACGGAAGATGGAAAATTATTCAGCCCTTTTTTTAAACCCGATTGGTCGCAGGAATCTTATTTATCGCGTAACTATACCTGTCATTTTTCACTTTATCGCAAAAAGATAATCGATAGTATTAACGGATTTCGCAAAGGCCTCGAAGGAAGCCAAGACTATGATCTGATGCTTCGTTTTTCGGAAAAAACCGATCGTATCCATCATATTTCGAAAATACTTTACCATTGGAGAACTCATAATAATTCCACATCTCTCAATGCAGGTGCGAAATCTTATGCTGCTGTCGCCGGTGAAAAAGCCCTTGCCGATGCTTTGGAAAGACGAAAGGAAAAGGGGACTGTGGAACCTGTTTCCGGTTATGCGGGAAATTTTAATATTAGATATGCTTTGAAAAATGATCCTAAAATTTCGATTGTTATTCCCAGTAGAAATCAAAGCGGCTATTTGGAAAAATGTCTAAACTCGATATTTGAAAAATCTAATTATAAGAATATCGAAGTGGTTTTGGTGGATAATGGAACCGATGAAGAGAAAGCGATAGGTCTTATTCGGTATTGGAAAGAAAAGGAACCGGATCGTTTTGTGTGGTTAAAGTACGGTATCCCGTTTAATTTTTCCAAATTGATTAATTTCGGATGTGAGAAAGCAAGCGGAGACTACTTTATCATTTTGAATAATGATACGGAAATCATTTCACCCGACTGGATCGAATCCTTGTTAAGCCAGGCACAGAGGAATGAGATTGGAGCTGTCGGATGTATGCTTCTTTATCCCGATAATACGATCCAACATGCAGGAGTGGTCTTGGGAGTAGGAGGGATTGCCAATCACTTTATGTTAGGTGAATTTTCCGAATCAACCAAACATTATTGTTATTTGAAATTAACTAATAATGTTTCCGCCGTAACGGGTGCCTGCTTTATGATTGCCCGTAAAAAATTCAAGAGAGTCGGCGGTCTTGATGAGAATTTTGCCGTTTCCTACAATGATATAGATTTCTGTTTAAAATTGGGAAAAATGGGTTATAGGAATTTATATCTTCCTTATGTTCGGATTTTTCATTATGAATCGAAATCAAGAGGATCGGATATGAGCCCGGAAAAGAAAATCCGTTTGGATCGCGAGTCGGAAATGATGAAAGAAAAATGGAAGGATTTGATTGATAATGATCCTTATTACAATCCCAATCTTTCCAAATCCAGATTTGATTTTAGTTTGAATGTTTAA
- a CDS encoding glycosyltransferase family 2 protein: MPKLSIITINFNNRKGLEKTIESVRSQSWKDFEHIIIDGGSTDGSAEYLKKNAHLFSYWVSEKDNGIYHAMNKGIVHANGDYCQFLNSGDVLNRMDSFKNLWEKYEEVTGEQVYDLIYSNMETHYNGKSPENKLYLSELSPFYLAIEIINHQSQFISTKILKTINGYDETYRLASDYELFLRLVLIEKVKYIHIPVIVCNYDMIGLSSSPEMGKKYQKERDEIRSRYFPDELKRAKEMEFFQTSSSFSLVKPDDLALSLAKVISNKLITAVSSSGILSKLVRTLVRICYFTFNILRLRFIK, translated from the coding sequence ATGCCTAAACTTTCGATTATCACAATCAATTTTAACAATAGAAAGGGATTGGAAAAAACAATCGAGTCCGTACGATCCCAATCGTGGAAAGATTTTGAACATATTATCATTGATGGCGGTTCAACGGACGGTAGTGCCGAATATCTGAAAAAGAATGCTCACTTATTTTCTTATTGGGTGAGTGAAAAGGATAATGGTATTTATCACGCAATGAACAAAGGGATCGTTCATGCGAATGGGGACTATTGTCAGTTTCTGAATAGCGGTGACGTATTGAATCGAATGGATTCTTTCAAGAATCTCTGGGAAAAATACGAAGAGGTAACCGGTGAACAGGTTTATGATTTAATCTATTCGAATATGGAGACTCATTACAACGGAAAGAGCCCGGAGAATAAATTATATCTAAGCGAACTTTCCCCTTTTTATTTGGCCATCGAAATCATAAATCATCAGTCGCAATTTATCAGCACTAAGATTTTAAAAACTATCAATGGTTATGATGAGACGTACCGATTGGCTTCCGATTATGAACTTTTTCTAAGATTGGTATTGATTGAGAAAGTAAAATACATTCACATACCCGTTATAGTATGTAATTATGATATGATCGGTTTAAGTTCCAGTCCGGAAATGGGAAAAAAATACCAAAAGGAAAGAGACGAGATAAGAAGTAGATACTTTCCCGATGAACTTAAGAGAGCTAAGGAAATGGAATTCTTTCAAACTTCATCTTCCTTTTCACTGGTAAAGCCTGATGATCTTGCATTGTCTTTGGCAAAAGTAATTTCAAACAAGTTGATAACTGCCGTATCTTCTTCGGGGATTCTTTCCAAATTGGTTCGAACGCTGGTTAGAATTTGTTATTTTACTTTTAATATTCTTCGACTGAGGTTCATTAAATAG
- a CDS encoding glycosyltransferase family 2 protein, with translation MKSISIVTPCYNEEENVEEVYKQVKDVFAGLKKNYKYEHIFIDNASKDNTQKILREIAKKDKNVKIIINARNFGHIRSPYYGLLQANGDAVILIVADLQDPVHMIKDFLAEWESGFKLVVGVKNESMESPLFFAIRKLYYNLIGRLSDVPLIKNFTGFGLYDRKVIETLREINDPYPYLRGLICDIGFTIKTIPYVQPVRKRGFTKNNFYTLYDIAMLGITNHSKIPLRLAAFSGFVLSALSFVVAVMQVLLKMIFWETYSIGISTLVVGLFFFASVQLFFIGILGEYIGSIHTQVLKRPLVIENERINF, from the coding sequence ATGAAATCAATTTCCATAGTTACACCGTGTTATAATGAAGAAGAAAACGTAGAGGAAGTCTACAAGCAAGTAAAGGATGTATTTGCCGGATTAAAAAAGAATTATAAATACGAACATATATTCATAGATAATGCATCCAAAGATAACACGCAAAAAATCCTGCGTGAAATTGCTAAAAAAGATAAAAATGTTAAAATCATCATCAATGCACGCAACTTCGGTCATATTCGTTCTCCCTATTACGGATTGCTTCAGGCAAATGGAGATGCCGTTATATTGATTGTTGCCGATCTGCAAGACCCGGTGCATATGATCAAAGATTTTTTGGCAGAATGGGAAAGCGGATTTAAGCTGGTTGTAGGTGTAAAAAATGAGAGTATGGAATCTCCTCTGTTTTTTGCCATTCGTAAGTTGTATTATAATTTGATAGGAAGACTCTCCGATGTTCCGTTGATCAAAAATTTCACAGGCTTCGGATTGTATGATAGAAAGGTAATAGAAACTCTTCGTGAAATCAATGATCCGTATCCTTATTTGCGCGGATTAATCTGTGACATAGGTTTTACGATTAAAACGATTCCTTATGTTCAACCGGTTCGGAAAAGGGGATTTACCAAAAATAATTTTTATACTTTGTATGATATCGCTATGTTGGGGATCACGAATCACTCAAAGATTCCGTTAAGGTTAGCTGCATTTTCCGGTTTTGTTTTGTCCGCCCTCAGTTTCGTTGTGGCGGTTATGCAAGTATTGTTGAAAATGATTTTTTGGGAAACGTATTCCATTGGAATTTCCACTCTTGTCGTAGGCTTATTTTTCTTTGCTTCCGTTCAACTTTTCTTTATCGGGATATTGGGCGAATACATAGGTTCCATTCATACTCAGGTTTTAAAAAGACCCCTCGTAATAGAGAACGAAAGAATAAACTTTTAA
- a CDS encoding NAD-dependent epimerase/dehydratase family protein, translated as MKIEDSFPVEDLDFVLSHTDFQKLKNEKIFLTGGTGFIGRWFLESFLHANRVLNLDARLTVLSRDPESFLRKYPKYKSQNQIDFRKGDVLEFPALEKDFTVFIHAAAESDSRLDSENALATSQIIVQGTKNVLDFAVDCNAKYFLYLSSGAVYGSLIDPHITEKYAGAPLIDPKFTYGESKRYAELLCRIYAGKSKIKISIARCFAFVGPGLPLNSAFAIGNFINNILEQTKIQIQGDGTPFRSYMYPSDLMIWLWTILFHSDSSEIYNVGSDVGISILDLAKEISDMEGLSDNVVVHKEKNPNAPISYYVPSVQKAKEELALKIRINLHESIRKTIRFHRGTK; from the coding sequence ATGAAAATCGAGGACTCCTTTCCTGTTGAAGATCTTGATTTTGTTCTTTCTCATACGGATTTTCAAAAACTAAAAAATGAAAAGATATTTTTAACGGGGGGAACCGGATTTATCGGAAGATGGTTCTTGGAAAGTTTTTTACATGCAAACCGGGTACTAAACCTGGATGCCCGACTCACTGTATTAAGTAGGGACCCTGAATCTTTCCTTCGGAAATATCCGAAGTACAAATCGCAAAATCAGATCGATTTTCGAAAAGGTGACGTCCTGGAGTTTCCGGCTTTAGAAAAAGATTTTACTGTTTTTATCCATGCCGCAGCGGAATCGGATTCCCGATTGGACTCTGAAAACGCTCTAGCTACGTCGCAAATCATCGTTCAAGGAACAAAGAATGTTTTGGACTTTGCAGTCGATTGCAATGCAAAATATTTCCTATATTTGTCTTCCGGTGCCGTTTATGGTTCGTTAATCGACCCTCATATAACGGAAAAATATGCAGGGGCACCGTTAATCGATCCGAAATTTACATACGGTGAATCCAAGCGTTATGCGGAGCTACTTTGCCGCATATACGCCGGAAAATCCAAAATAAAAATTTCAATTGCAAGATGTTTCGCATTCGTGGGTCCCGGGCTTCCATTGAATTCAGCATTTGCCATCGGTAATTTTATAAATAATATTTTGGAGCAAACCAAAATCCAGATACAAGGCGACGGAACTCCTTTCCGATCCTATATGTATCCTTCCGATCTTATGATCTGGCTTTGGACTATTCTTTTCCATTCCGATTCTTCGGAGATTTATAACGTAGGGTCCGATGTCGGTATTTCCATTTTGGATTTGGCGAAAGAAATCTCGGATATGGAAGGACTTTCCGATAATGTAGTAGTTCATAAGGAAAAAAATCCGAATGCACCAATCAGCTATTATGTGCCTTCCGTACAGAAAGCAAAAGAAGAGCTCGCTCTGAAGATCAGAATCAATCTACATGAATCTATTCGAAAAACAATACGATTCCATAGGGGAACAAAATGA
- a CDS encoding transketolase family protein has translation MRDIISKFLTDKATADKNVHVFSGDHGYALFDELRKKAPDQFINAGVSEQAMVGYAAGMAKEGMIPFVYGLSAFIPVRVLEFIKMDVCYESLPVIFLGDGAGLVYATLGPSHQCAEDIACVRTLPHMTIFSPADSYEMLACLEYAYTLKSPSYIRIGKADKTVIHSKKLDSLELDVLSVKETNSNVCIIATGSMMDVGMKLSQKYNLSLYSAPVIHPLDRDKIIGRIQKYKTVISLEEHSIVGGLGSVLSEFIAESETPSPIRLIRFGIRNRFTERCGSYDYAIKEHGLDYATIEEKLIKEKILG, from the coding sequence ATGAGAGATATAATATCCAAATTTTTGACAGACAAAGCCACTGCCGATAAGAACGTACATGTTTTTTCGGGAGATCACGGTTATGCGTTGTTCGATGAGCTGAGAAAAAAAGCCCCCGACCAATTCATCAATGCCGGAGTTTCGGAACAAGCTATGGTTGGTTATGCGGCAGGAATGGCTAAAGAAGGAATGATTCCTTTTGTTTACGGATTGTCCGCATTCATTCCCGTAAGAGTTCTTGAATTTATCAAAATGGATGTATGTTACGAATCCCTCCCTGTAATTTTCCTGGGAGACGGAGCCGGCTTGGTTTATGCGACTCTCGGTCCGAGCCATCAATGCGCGGAAGACATTGCTTGCGTGCGGACTTTACCTCACATGACCATATTTTCTCCCGCCGATTCCTATGAGATGTTAGCTTGTTTAGAATATGCGTATACTCTAAAATCTCCTTCCTATATTCGGATCGGTAAAGCGGACAAAACCGTCATTCATTCCAAAAAACTGGATTCGCTTGAATTGGACGTCCTTTCGGTAAAAGAAACAAATTCGAATGTTTGTATTATTGCAACTGGTTCCATGATGGATGTAGGAATGAAACTATCCCAAAAATACAATCTATCTTTATATTCCGCTCCTGTGATTCATCCATTGGATCGGGATAAGATCATAGGAAGAATTCAAAAATATAAAACCGTAATTTCACTGGAAGAACATTCGATTGTAGGCGGACTCGGGTCCGTTTTATCGGAGTTTATTGCTGAATCGGAAACTCCGTCTCCAATCCGATTGATTCGTTTCGGAATCAGGAACCGTTTTACCGAAAGATGCGGTAGTTACGATTATGCTATTAAGGAACACGGTTTGGATTACGCAACGATCGAAGAAAAATTGATAAAAGAGAAAATCCTTGGATGA